The Ruania alba genome has a window encoding:
- a CDS encoding carbohydrate ABC transporter permease produces MTTTETPVPRRAPTLPNGRRRPKHKDNKIAFAMLAPAVILLSIFVIWPLVYAWVVSFYQWSFYEDSIFVGLRNFRIVLEDPVFWDSIGRGLMFSGITVPAIMLIAFVFANLVKTMSARMATVLKVSIYIPAVISFVIASIVFVLIFEYRQGLLNYLVSSFGGSDIAWIGSADTALLAISVPAIWIGLGLASLIMLAGLLDIPESYYEAAEMEGANWFQRTFFITIPLMKNILLYVLVTTFVVTIQQYELPLVMTQGGPTQSTLLPNLLIFQRFTNDTYLGYPIAAALLLFLVLGGISLVIFKLINSEKAVDG; encoded by the coding sequence ATGACCACGACTGAGACACCCGTCCCACGACGGGCGCCGACCCTGCCGAACGGGCGCCGGCGGCCCAAGCACAAGGACAACAAGATCGCGTTCGCGATGCTCGCCCCGGCGGTGATCCTGCTCAGCATCTTCGTGATCTGGCCGTTGGTCTACGCCTGGGTGGTCAGCTTCTACCAGTGGAGCTTCTACGAGGACTCGATCTTCGTGGGGCTGCGCAACTTCCGCATCGTGCTGGAGGATCCGGTGTTCTGGGACTCCATCGGCCGCGGGCTGATGTTCTCAGGGATCACCGTGCCGGCGATCATGCTCATCGCCTTCGTGTTCGCCAACCTGGTGAAGACGATGAGCGCCCGGATGGCCACGGTGCTCAAGGTGAGCATCTATATCCCGGCGGTCATCTCCTTCGTGATCGCCTCCATCGTGTTCGTCCTGATCTTCGAGTACCGCCAAGGCCTGCTGAACTACCTGGTTAGCTCCTTCGGTGGGTCCGACATCGCGTGGATCGGCAGCGCCGATACGGCCCTGCTCGCCATCTCCGTCCCGGCGATCTGGATCGGCCTGGGACTGGCGTCGCTGATCATGCTCGCGGGCCTGCTGGATATCCCGGAGAGCTACTACGAGGCGGCCGAGATGGAAGGCGCCAACTGGTTCCAGCGCACGTTCTTCATCACGATCCCGTTGATGAAGAACATCCTGCTCTATGTCCTGGTCACCACCTTCGTGGTCACCATCCAGCAGTACGAGCTGCCCCTGGTGATGACCCAGGGCGGACCCACCCAGTCCACCTTGCTGCCGAACCTGCTGATCTTCCAACGGTTCACCAACGACACCTACCTGGGATACCCGATCGCGGCCGCACTGCTGCTCTTCCTGGTACTCGGCGGAATCAGTCTCGTGATCTTCAAGCTCATCAACTCCGAGAAGGCGGTGGACGGCTGA
- a CDS encoding carbohydrate ABC transporter permease yields the protein MAALPTQTAPAPDGGPSAGAPLARRSWYRPSSRSGGPASFVLRYLLSAAIILAALFPLAWMAISGFKARNEVVTSPFQFFPDVWMPENYAQILADPGFTRALAVSFAGAVAFSTLTLAVNSMAAYVFARLDFAFKNVLWPAVLMTMFIPQMAILITSYIVVTRMGMLNTFWVLLVPGAASAVHVFFIRQFYLGIPTSLEEAALIDGAGRWKIFTHIFLPMSKPVFVVVGITSFLVFWNAYVWPILTITEPDSPLTQIQQYLATFRSERRVEYGLLLAGSTLAATPVIVLFLIFQRYIISGIRISGIK from the coding sequence ATGGCCGCGCTCCCCACCCAGACAGCACCAGCTCCCGACGGCGGCCCGTCCGCAGGTGCACCCCTCGCCCGACGCAGCTGGTACCGCCCCTCGTCCCGTTCCGGAGGGCCCGCCTCCTTCGTGCTGCGGTACCTGCTCTCGGCCGCCATCATCCTGGCGGCGCTGTTCCCGCTCGCCTGGATGGCGATCTCCGGGTTCAAGGCCCGCAACGAGGTGGTCACCTCACCGTTTCAGTTCTTCCCGGACGTATGGATGCCGGAGAACTACGCGCAGATCCTCGCCGATCCCGGGTTCACCCGAGCGCTCGCAGTCTCCTTCGCCGGGGCTGTCGCCTTCTCCACCCTCACCCTCGCGGTGAACTCGATGGCTGCGTACGTCTTCGCACGCCTGGACTTCGCATTCAAGAACGTGCTCTGGCCAGCCGTGCTGATGACCATGTTCATCCCCCAGATGGCGATCCTGATCACCTCCTACATCGTGGTCACCAGGATGGGGATGCTGAACACGTTCTGGGTGCTGCTCGTGCCGGGAGCGGCCTCGGCGGTGCACGTATTCTTCATCCGGCAGTTCTACCTCGGCATTCCCACCTCGTTGGAGGAGGCAGCGCTGATCGACGGCGCCGGACGGTGGAAGATCTTCACCCACATCTTCCTGCCGATGTCCAAGCCGGTGTTCGTCGTGGTGGGCATCACCTCGTTCCTGGTGTTCTGGAACGCCTACGTGTGGCCGATCCTCACGATCACCGAACCGGACTCCCCGCTGACCCAGATCCAGCAGTACCTGGCCACGTTCCGGTCCGAACGGCGGGTCGAGTACGGGTTGCTGCTAGCGGGATCCACCTTGGCCGCCACCCCGGTGATCGTGCTGTTCCTGATCTTCCAGCGCTACATCATCTCCGGGATCCGGATCTCGGGGATCAAGTAG
- a CDS encoding GH116 family glycosyl-hydrolase, translating into MGVDIPLVPESARAIAHTDARHVALPLGGIGTGNLALGADGALKQWQLHHLGNHRGELPGAMFALRVAQWEPPSNEIRALQAPPAPPEQTRTPMVNDDHVPPWQRELLTRHRGVQGTTFRGIYPAGRIDYHDDTLPVTVSLEAMTPLVPLDTARSSLPTALFTVRITNRSEVPTHGWIGAAMQNPLGADGALPPDGVRSPGYGGNTNRTDRRRDWTALVMENHALAPDHHGAGQVVLAADAPGTTALPAFTSGDQFLAFLGSRQPFGPRDWAHMPVSMADPQPTGTWSAAGPSPEGSTWNGGLAVPFHLEPGQSTQLRVALTWHLPNRYANFTQFGGIRPEWGASRYLLGNHYTNQFDDALDVLDTVTEQWEPLHRDTATWIRTLTESSLGEQAVEHLAALPAVIRSPSFFRTADGRFYGFEGVQGESTTMWSGDVGGSCPLNCTHVFTYEQVLAKLFPDLERNMRESDFDVLQAPDGSIPHRLILPTALGQLWDRPIGGPDEPALDGMLGTVLKTYREVRTGAGTAWLARYRPKVEQLMRYVAGRWDPEGTGVLHGIQPSTHDIDLAGINSYMGTLWLAALRAAEELALLERDSEAAAHWRSTFEQSSTAYDQALFTGEYYRQVLEDGDPRDFQWGAGCLADQLLGQWWAHTLELGYLLPAEHVRTALQAVVRHNLRTDFTGFTHPYRVFADGDETGLVVCTWPHGGRPEVPTRYADEVWTGVEQQVAAHCLMEGLDAEAQQILTALWSRYDGRRRNPYNQVECGDHYVRALSGWSVLEARTGQRWNAATGVLRISLPPPGGAWPVLLDTGWGSLRNTDDGAHLECRHGSVEVARLELITPGGVTTCGPVRLTAGEGRRLGP; encoded by the coding sequence ATGGGTGTGGACATCCCCCTCGTCCCCGAGTCCGCCCGGGCGATCGCCCACACTGACGCCCGGCACGTGGCGCTCCCGCTCGGCGGGATCGGCACGGGAAACCTGGCGCTGGGCGCCGATGGGGCGCTGAAGCAGTGGCAGCTGCACCATCTCGGCAACCACCGGGGCGAGCTGCCCGGTGCGATGTTCGCGCTCCGAGTGGCCCAGTGGGAGCCCCCGTCGAACGAGATCCGGGCGCTGCAGGCACCTCCGGCACCGCCGGAGCAGACCCGTACTCCGATGGTCAACGACGATCACGTGCCTCCCTGGCAGCGCGAGCTGCTCACCCGGCACCGCGGCGTGCAGGGCACCACCTTCCGTGGCATCTATCCGGCGGGCAGGATCGACTACCACGACGACACCCTCCCGGTGACGGTGAGCCTGGAGGCGATGACCCCGCTGGTGCCGTTGGACACGGCCCGCAGCTCCTTGCCGACGGCGCTGTTCACCGTGCGGATCACGAACCGTTCCGAGGTGCCCACCCATGGGTGGATCGGCGCCGCTATGCAGAATCCGCTGGGCGCCGATGGCGCCCTCCCTCCCGACGGCGTCCGCTCACCCGGGTACGGCGGCAACACCAACCGCACCGATCGCCGTCGGGACTGGACGGCCCTGGTGATGGAGAACCACGCCCTCGCCCCCGACCATCACGGGGCCGGGCAGGTGGTGCTCGCCGCCGACGCACCAGGCACCACGGCGCTGCCGGCGTTCACCAGCGGTGACCAGTTCCTCGCCTTCCTCGGCAGCCGGCAACCGTTCGGGCCCCGCGATTGGGCGCACATGCCGGTCTCGATGGCGGACCCGCAACCCACGGGCACCTGGTCGGCGGCTGGCCCGAGCCCGGAGGGCAGCACCTGGAACGGGGGACTGGCCGTGCCCTTCCATCTGGAGCCCGGGCAGAGCACACAGCTGCGGGTCGCCCTGACCTGGCACCTGCCCAACCGGTATGCGAACTTCACCCAGTTCGGCGGCATCCGGCCGGAGTGGGGCGCCAGCCGGTACCTGCTCGGCAACCACTACACGAACCAGTTCGACGACGCCCTCGACGTCCTCGACACGGTCACCGAGCAATGGGAACCGCTGCACCGGGACACGGCCACCTGGATCCGCACGCTCACCGAGAGCTCGCTCGGCGAGCAGGCGGTCGAGCATCTCGCCGCGCTGCCGGCGGTGATCCGCAGCCCGAGCTTCTTCCGCACCGCCGACGGCCGGTTCTACGGTTTCGAGGGCGTGCAGGGCGAGTCGACCACCATGTGGTCCGGGGACGTGGGCGGTTCGTGCCCGCTGAACTGCACCCACGTGTTCACCTACGAACAGGTGCTGGCGAAACTGTTCCCGGACCTGGAGCGGAACATGCGGGAGAGCGACTTCGACGTGCTGCAGGCACCGGACGGGTCGATCCCGCACCGGCTGATCCTGCCGACCGCACTCGGTCAGCTCTGGGACCGACCGATCGGCGGCCCGGACGAGCCCGCCCTGGACGGGATGCTCGGCACCGTGCTGAAGACCTACCGAGAAGTCCGCACCGGAGCGGGCACGGCCTGGTTGGCCCGGTACCGCCCGAAGGTGGAGCAGTTGATGCGCTACGTGGCCGGGCGGTGGGACCCCGAGGGAACCGGCGTGCTGCACGGGATTCAGCCCTCCACCCATGACATCGATCTCGCCGGAATCAACTCGTACATGGGCACGCTCTGGCTCGCGGCGTTGCGCGCTGCGGAGGAACTGGCGCTGCTGGAGCGTGACTCGGAGGCGGCCGCGCACTGGCGGAGCACTTTCGAGCAATCCTCGACCGCCTACGACCAGGCGCTGTTCACCGGCGAGTACTACCGCCAGGTGCTCGAGGATGGTGACCCACGCGACTTCCAGTGGGGTGCCGGGTGCCTCGCCGATCAGCTCCTCGGCCAGTGGTGGGCGCACACGCTCGAGCTGGGCTACCTGCTGCCGGCGGAGCACGTGCGCACAGCGCTGCAGGCCGTGGTGCGCCACAACCTGCGCACCGACTTCACCGGATTCACTCACCCGTATCGAGTGTTCGCCGACGGCGACGAAACCGGTCTGGTGGTGTGCACCTGGCCGCACGGCGGGCGCCCGGAGGTCCCCACCCGGTACGCGGACGAGGTGTGGACCGGGGTGGAGCAGCAGGTCGCGGCGCACTGCCTGATGGAAGGGCTCGATGCCGAGGCCCAGCAGATCCTGACCGCTCTCTGGTCGCGCTATGACGGACGCCGCCGCAATCCGTACAACCAGGTGGAGTGCGGCGACCACTACGTGCGTGCCCTGTCCGGCTGGAGCGTGCTCGAAGCCCGTACCGGGCAGCGGTGGAACGCTGCCACCGGTGTGCTGCGGATCAGCCTCCCACCGCCTGGAGGTGCCTGGCCGGTGCTGCTCGACACCGGATGGGGGAGCCTGCGGAACACCGACGACGGCGCTCACCTGGAGTGCCGTCACGGCTCCGTGGAGGTGGCCCGGCTCGAGCTGATCACGCCTGGCGGCGTGACGACATGCGGACCGGTGCGGCTGACGGCCGGCGAGGGACGTCGTCTGGGGCCGTGA
- a CDS encoding sulfatase family protein codes for MRIIYLDIDSLRPDHLGAYGYPRPTSPNLDALAARSVVMGQAFGSSSPCVPSRACTLTGQFAIRHGALTHWGPGGTLRFPGHAHDYDPHRPMLTRLLREHGYETVSFSSFLDRHQAFWFGAGWSQMHTHTLKQGDENADEVNGAVIDWLRANIQDTPDLFLHLQYWDPHRNYTMPTAWLERTGPPHLPSWLTEDEVDRHRGMWGPFTPRHLFPFRTDAASPVPAMPGQITSLDDAAQFINGYDAAVAFLDDQLGQLFAVLDELGVLEETAVVVTADHGEALGEEGVYGDHTSAAEVVHHVPMIVHWPGVEPGRSDALVYQLDMAATVCEMLGIAVPGGWDSRSFASALRQPGGAAGRDRLVWDHGLYSAQRVVRTREWLYRRSYHPGLYAAEDVGLFAVDDRAQLRNMANEQPDVVAELAAHLEDWRTAHLARSGAPDPMDEILGTGGPFRYIQPGPWARYLRETGSSQEADRMERVIAETGLDRVG; via the coding sequence ATGCGCATCATCTACCTGGACATCGACTCGCTCCGACCGGACCACCTGGGCGCCTACGGGTACCCGCGTCCGACCAGCCCGAACCTGGACGCTCTCGCCGCCCGCAGCGTGGTGATGGGCCAGGCCTTCGGCTCCAGCTCACCGTGCGTGCCCTCTCGCGCATGCACGCTCACCGGGCAGTTCGCCATCCGGCACGGGGCGCTCACGCACTGGGGCCCCGGCGGAACGCTCCGGTTCCCCGGGCATGCACACGACTACGACCCGCACCGGCCGATGCTCACCCGCCTGTTGCGCGAGCACGGGTACGAGACCGTCTCCTTCTCCTCGTTCCTGGACCGGCACCAGGCATTCTGGTTCGGCGCCGGGTGGTCGCAGATGCACACGCACACCCTCAAGCAGGGTGACGAGAACGCCGATGAGGTGAACGGCGCCGTCATCGACTGGCTCCGCGCGAACATCCAGGACACGCCCGATCTGTTCCTGCACCTGCAGTACTGGGACCCGCACCGCAACTACACGATGCCGACGGCGTGGCTGGAGCGCACCGGCCCGCCCCACCTGCCGTCGTGGCTCACCGAGGACGAGGTCGATCGGCACCGGGGGATGTGGGGGCCGTTCACCCCGCGCCACCTGTTCCCGTTCCGCACCGATGCAGCCAGTCCGGTGCCCGCCATGCCCGGGCAGATCACCTCGTTGGACGACGCGGCCCAGTTCATCAACGGGTATGACGCCGCCGTGGCCTTCCTGGACGATCAGCTCGGGCAGCTCTTCGCCGTGCTCGACGAGCTCGGCGTGCTGGAGGAGACAGCCGTCGTGGTGACCGCCGACCACGGGGAGGCGCTCGGTGAGGAGGGTGTCTACGGCGACCACACCTCGGCTGCCGAGGTGGTGCACCACGTGCCGATGATCGTTCACTGGCCCGGCGTCGAACCAGGGCGCAGTGACGCGCTGGTGTATCAGCTCGACATGGCGGCCACGGTCTGCGAGATGCTCGGGATCGCGGTGCCAGGCGGATGGGACTCGCGTTCGTTCGCCTCGGCGTTGCGGCAGCCGGGAGGCGCTGCTGGACGTGACCGTCTCGTCTGGGACCACGGCCTGTACTCCGCCCAGCGCGTGGTGCGCACACGCGAATGGTTGTACCGCCGGAGCTACCACCCGGGCCTGTATGCCGCCGAGGACGTGGGGCTGTTCGCCGTCGATGACCGGGCTCAGCTGCGGAACATGGCGAATGAGCAGCCCGACGTGGTCGCTGAGCTCGCCGCGCACCTGGAGGACTGGCGGACCGCGCATCTCGCCCGGTCAGGTGCGCCGGACCCGATGGACGAGATTCTCGGCACCGGTGGGCCGTTCCGGTACATCCAGCCGGGTCCGTGGGCGCGCTATCTGCGGGAGACGGGCAGTAGCCAGGAGGCGGACCGCATGGAACGCGTGATTGCCGAGACCGGGCTCGACCGGGTGGGCTGA
- a CDS encoding metallophosphoesterase family protein — MTRRTVRAGFAFVAAGLIAGVLGMLTASYTGSLGPHAADYSVRLNGEVRVDMGPLGALIVDSPLPAQLGVEVLVKEIPVELSDPEANPVAGLTADLSSYTQFLANPQAAIDDAAQGLITDALGRWVLIWTTLLVLVALGRLAAHGVLRDAFRSAWARTGVPALSIALAVVVAGVPLIELTRPSGGSGRTSAILAGTPLEDARITGRLATLVDHYGGFVVEAVDENTAFYEAARQNLVSAFEADPEPTGPTAPPEPADIDGADVDSGADTDGGADGVGVDGAGDDGAGGQEASAPPTDDAQDEAEAASEGPAEDEPTATGEPAENEEAAETPDEDGITTSLVVSDLHCNVGMADVIGAAVAGSDAEVVLNAGDTVMGGTSVESYCVNAFAAGIPDDVPMVVADGNHDSRTTTEQERSNGWIVLEGEPVEVAGLRILGDTDPTLTSLGAPTRPQRDETVNAMGNRLAQQACELEEAGDGVNLLLVHSPYAGRQVVEAGCAPLSISGHLHRQIGPRQLGWGVQWVVPSTAGAGSGTPTIGPLNNEAVMMVLRWDTETGLPLEYRMITIGTDTSALLSEWFPFPEQPTEYTEVSVDQE; from the coding sequence ATGACCCGCCGCACGGTGCGAGCCGGGTTTGCCTTCGTGGCGGCCGGACTGATCGCCGGGGTGCTCGGGATGCTGACGGCGAGCTACACCGGGTCCCTCGGACCCCATGCCGCTGACTACTCGGTACGTCTCAACGGTGAGGTTCGGGTGGACATGGGCCCGCTCGGGGCACTGATCGTGGACTCGCCGCTGCCGGCCCAGCTTGGGGTGGAGGTGCTGGTCAAGGAGATCCCGGTCGAGCTGAGCGATCCGGAGGCGAACCCGGTGGCCGGCCTGACCGCGGACCTGTCCAGCTACACGCAGTTCCTCGCCAACCCGCAGGCTGCGATCGACGATGCCGCCCAAGGGCTGATCACGGATGCTCTGGGCCGGTGGGTGCTGATCTGGACGACGTTGCTGGTGCTGGTGGCACTGGGGAGGCTCGCCGCGCACGGTGTGCTCCGTGACGCGTTCCGTAGCGCCTGGGCACGGACCGGCGTCCCTGCACTGAGCATCGCGCTCGCCGTGGTGGTGGCTGGGGTGCCACTGATCGAGCTCACGCGCCCATCAGGGGGGAGCGGGCGGACGTCGGCGATCCTGGCCGGAACGCCGCTCGAGGACGCGCGCATCACGGGGCGCCTGGCCACGCTGGTGGACCACTACGGCGGCTTCGTGGTGGAGGCTGTGGACGAGAACACTGCGTTCTACGAGGCTGCTCGGCAGAACCTGGTCTCGGCTTTCGAAGCTGATCCAGAGCCGACCGGACCCACAGCACCACCGGAGCCCGCCGACATCGACGGTGCCGACGTGGATAGCGGTGCGGACACCGACGGCGGTGCGGACGGCGTTGGTGTCGACGGAGCCGGCGACGACGGGGCGGGCGGACAGGAAGCCTCAGCGCCACCGACGGACGATGCCCAGGACGAGGCGGAAGCCGCGAGCGAGGGCCCTGCCGAGGATGAGCCGACGGCGACCGGGGAACCCGCTGAGAACGAGGAGGCCGCCGAGACGCCGGACGAGGATGGCATCACCACCAGCCTGGTCGTGAGCGATCTGCACTGCAATGTGGGAATGGCTGACGTGATCGGTGCCGCGGTGGCGGGCTCCGACGCTGAGGTGGTGCTGAACGCGGGGGACACCGTGATGGGTGGTACGTCCGTGGAGTCCTACTGCGTGAACGCCTTCGCCGCCGGGATCCCCGATGACGTCCCGATGGTGGTGGCCGACGGGAATCACGATTCGCGCACCACCACCGAGCAGGAGCGATCCAACGGGTGGATCGTCCTGGAGGGGGAGCCGGTGGAGGTGGCCGGTCTGCGCATCCTGGGCGACACCGACCCGACCCTCACCTCGCTCGGGGCGCCGACGCGTCCGCAGCGGGACGAGACAGTGAATGCCATGGGCAACCGGCTCGCCCAGCAGGCATGCGAGCTGGAGGAAGCAGGTGACGGCGTGAACCTGCTGCTGGTGCACAGCCCGTATGCAGGACGACAGGTGGTGGAAGCAGGGTGCGCCCCGCTGAGTATTTCGGGCCACCTGCACCGGCAGATCGGCCCCCGTCAACTGGGATGGGGTGTGCAATGGGTGGTGCCCAGCACGGCAGGCGCGGGGAGTGGGACACCGACGATTGGGCCGCTCAACAACGAGGCAGTGATGATGGTGCTCCGTTGGGACACCGAGACCGGACTGCCGTTGGAGTATCGGATGATCACGATCGGCACCGACACCAGTGCACTGCTCTCGGAGTGGTTCCCCTTCCCGGAGCAGCCCACCGAGTACACCGAGGTGTCGGTCGACCAAGAGTAG
- a CDS encoding HNH endonuclease yields MTSTATGSAFSASAGNAVLAAVRENVTAARAVDVERAELVVEWVGERAIDPATMGTGSGGPVFDPDEHAGMPVPDEHAGLLETLERAGLPGEHAGLPGTEQPMRLAGDGAPLVSDLEFTRLATALGQSNEAALAYVGAIVELAYRLPQLWERVRAGQVSVHRARAVTRMSKRLPFAGAAWVDAQVAWTIGSCTVAQIERTVSAAMVSFDPDQAAKDEEAALEGRHFDIRLDEAGTTAGPGLGLGVGSVVRVEGGLDQADALDLEAAVSDQARALAGFLPGTSEDVRRSIAVGDLARGQSSLPIPDATTGATVPTGAPGATGGMGRTVMLYLHLPADALNDHTGTATGESSGTGEGAGNSGETGPVFGSGVVGRCENTRSPVSKEQIRQWCSTAGRILVRPVIDLAGHTDATTYESSPTLREQIILRDGRCRFPYCNRSARSADQDHSVPFDQGGRTSSVNMAALCRRHHRAKTHAGWSYSMITPGVYYWAAPDSVQYLVTPSGTYPIPSAGSARPPGSSPPGGHRHPPHGAAEPPGDPGDPGDPGDAGRHAGNSTHSDPPGHTDPPPV; encoded by the coding sequence ATGACGTCGACAGCTACTGGTTCCGCGTTTTCGGCTTCGGCCGGGAATGCGGTGTTGGCTGCTGTGCGGGAGAACGTCACCGCGGCTCGGGCGGTTGATGTTGAGCGTGCTGAGCTGGTGGTGGAGTGGGTGGGTGAGCGGGCGATCGACCCGGCCACCATGGGCACCGGGTCGGGTGGGCCGGTGTTCGACCCGGATGAACACGCGGGCATGCCGGTTCCGGACGAGCACGCTGGACTACTGGAGACGCTGGAGCGGGCCGGGTTGCCGGGCGAGCATGCGGGGTTGCCCGGGACGGAGCAGCCGATGCGGTTGGCTGGGGATGGTGCCCCGTTGGTCTCGGATCTGGAGTTCACTCGGTTGGCGACGGCGTTGGGGCAGTCGAACGAGGCCGCCCTGGCCTATGTGGGCGCCATCGTGGAGCTCGCCTACCGGTTGCCCCAACTCTGGGAACGGGTGCGGGCCGGGCAGGTGAGTGTCCACCGGGCCCGGGCAGTGACTCGGATGAGCAAGAGGCTCCCGTTCGCGGGTGCGGCGTGGGTGGATGCGCAGGTGGCGTGGACGATCGGGTCCTGCACGGTCGCGCAGATTGAGCGGACCGTGAGTGCGGCGATGGTGTCGTTTGATCCCGACCAAGCCGCGAAGGATGAGGAAGCGGCGTTGGAGGGGCGCCATTTCGATATCCGTCTCGATGAGGCAGGCACCACCGCGGGACCGGGACTGGGATTGGGTGTGGGGTCGGTGGTGCGGGTCGAGGGCGGCCTCGACCAGGCTGACGCGTTGGATCTTGAGGCTGCGGTGTCCGACCAGGCCCGTGCGCTGGCAGGGTTCCTTCCCGGCACCAGTGAGGACGTGCGTCGTTCCATCGCCGTGGGTGATCTCGCTCGCGGGCAGAGCAGTTTGCCCATCCCCGACGCGACCACCGGCGCCACCGTTCCGACGGGGGCACCCGGTGCAACTGGTGGGATGGGTCGGACTGTGATGCTCTACCTGCACCTGCCTGCTGACGCCCTCAACGACCACACCGGAACCGCCACGGGTGAGAGCTCCGGTACCGGTGAGGGTGCGGGTAACTCTGGTGAAACGGGCCCTGTGTTCGGTTCCGGGGTCGTGGGCCGGTGCGAAAACACCCGCTCCCCGGTGTCGAAGGAACAGATTCGTCAATGGTGTTCCACCGCTGGACGAATCCTGGTGCGTCCGGTGATCGATCTGGCCGGGCATACCGATGCCACCACGTATGAGTCCAGTCCGACACTGCGCGAGCAGATCATTCTTCGTGATGGACGGTGCCGGTTTCCCTATTGCAATCGCTCCGCTCGTTCTGCCGATCAGGATCATAGTGTTCCCTTCGATCAGGGCGGCCGAACCAGTTCGGTGAATATGGCCGCCTTGTGCCGACGTCACCATCGGGCGAAAACCCATGCCGGGTGGTCGTATTCGATGATCACCCCGGGCGTGTATTACTGGGCCGCGCCCGATAGTGTGCAGTACCTGGTCACGCCCTCCGGCACGTATCCCATCCCGAGCGCTGGGTCAGCCCGACCACCAGGGAGCAGTCCGCCCGGTGGTCACAGGCATCCCCCACATGGTGCGGCTGAACCTCCCGGTGATCCCGGTGATCCCGGTGATCCCGGAGATGCCGGCCGCCACGCCGGCAACTCCACACACTCGGATCCACCCGGCCACACCGACCCACCACCGGTCTGA
- a CDS encoding vitamin K epoxide reductase family protein encodes MPDEPVEAVGTEGDADDTDDEYADEFPVATSSLGRGQPSEHEQAGGTRREYAILTIVAGVLGVLAAIELMLDYLRVLADPNYVPACDINPLVGCGMFLGSWQSSVLGIPNTVIGMVAFPVLITTGILLLVRLRLPRWYWRGLLVGATFGIGFVTWLQYQAITQIRALCPYCLVVWLVMIPFFVHTVARAMQNGSLPVPDGVRAFVVPNRWLITVIWYLLVVAAAAFGLGADWLTVF; translated from the coding sequence GTGCCCGACGAGCCCGTCGAAGCCGTGGGCACCGAAGGTGACGCTGACGATACCGACGACGAGTACGCAGACGAGTTCCCGGTCGCCACGAGCTCACTCGGTCGCGGCCAGCCGAGCGAGCACGAGCAGGCTGGTGGGACGCGCAGGGAGTACGCGATCCTGACGATCGTGGCCGGGGTGCTCGGTGTGCTGGCAGCGATCGAGCTGATGCTCGACTACCTCCGAGTGCTTGCTGACCCGAACTACGTTCCCGCATGTGACATCAATCCACTGGTCGGCTGCGGCATGTTCCTCGGCAGCTGGCAGTCGAGTGTTCTTGGGATCCCGAACACGGTGATCGGGATGGTGGCCTTCCCGGTGCTCATCACGACGGGCATCCTGCTCCTCGTTCGACTCCGACTGCCCCGGTGGTACTGGCGCGGACTTCTCGTCGGTGCCACGTTCGGGATCGGATTCGTCACCTGGTTGCAGTACCAAGCGATCACCCAGATCCGAGCTCTGTGCCCGTACTGCCTCGTGGTGTGGCTGGTGATGATCCCGTTCTTCGTGCACACGGTGGCACGTGCGATGCAGAACGGCTCGCTACCTGTCCCGGACGGTGTCAGAGCATTCGTCGTTCCGAACCGGTGGCTCATCACCGTGATCTGGTATCTCCTCGTGGTGGCAGCAGCGGCCTTCGGCCTCGGCGCGGACTGGCTCACCGTCTTCTGA